The DNA sequence CGCAGGTTACTGGATCCCAGTGTCAATATGAGGATGAAACGATAAGCCGAACGATGACACAAGGAGAGTCAAGGCAGACGCAAGACTTAGTGGTTCCGCGCTGTTACTGTTCCAGCGATGTTGTCCGTGACGCAGGCCTAAAGGATATTGGCTGGTCGACAAACGACCTTGAAAACGGCGTTTATTGTGTGCGCGGGGACTTCGATGGCAACGGTGTCACGGACTATGCATTTCCCGGCAAGGGATTCGGCTGGGAACATCGAATCGACGCGAAAATCGTTTTTTTCAAAAAGGATGGAATCTTGAGGACAGCCTCAATTGAGAAAGTTGGTAGCCTCCACGTCTGGGAAGGAAGACTCAAGGAAGTTCCGGAAAATCGTGATTGCCTTATCCAACGTGAACCACCCCCGCCCCCCAATTTCCTCGCTGGAGGTGGGGCGACAATTTATTGTTTTGATGGCAAGCGCTTCATCACACAGCATGGAGCGGGCGATTAGCATGTTCAAGGCATTGGCAACGCCTTCCACTTACAAGTACCGGGCGCACAGAGATCTTGATGGAGATGGCATTATATCTTTATTCGATAGCCGATGGAGGGAATGGAAAGACGGTGAGGCACCGGACGCATGTGGTCATGGCGTTTATTCAGAACGTCCACTTGAATAAAAACAGGAAGATTGCAGTGCGCGGTCAATCCACAATAGCCCGCTCGTGTTTTTTGGCATAAGTGGCGTTCAAGAAAAACCGAACTCCTTCAAACGTGGTTTGTGGAACATTTCTGCGGAACGTTCGTGGAACAGGTCGACGGTAATCGGTACATATGGCGAACAATCCTCGGTAATCCGCCGGCGGCTACCTTTTTGATGTTGTTCGTTTTGCCTTTCGTTCCACGCGGTTCCAAAACCCCTTCGTGATTCCCTGCGCCGCCACCTGTTTCCCCGTTATTACCGTTATGCTCGGTTCGACGAAAGGGATTTCGGAAGAAGCACAGTGAATTTCGCCCCTTCGTCGGGTCGACTTTCCACCGAGATGTTTCCGTGCATTGCCTCGACGACTTGCCGCGCGACCCACAGGCCCAATCCGAAGCCGCCGTAATTTCGTTCCGACACCGCCCGTTCAAACCGTTCAAAGATTCGTTCGGAATCTTCGGGAGCGATTCCGATTCCAGAATCTTGAATCGTAAAACGACCGTTTTCCGAATCCGCGGTAATTTCGATCGCGATCGGTTTTCCCCTTCCAAATTTCGCGGCATTCGAGAGGAGGCTTGACACGACTTCCGCAATTCTTGCTCGATCCCACCTTCCCATCACCGGGCCGTGCTCCCGAACCTGCAGACTGCATCCGTTTTGGTTGAGCACCTCTTTGTATTTGGCCAACACCTCGCGGACAACCACGCCGAGGTCGACTTCTTCCAAATGTAATTCTAATCGACCGGCCTGAATGCGGGATATGTCGAGAAGGTTGTTGACCATGGTCGTCATGTTCTCGACATGCCGTTCCACCGTTAAAAGTTCATTATGCGACTTCTCACCGGCCTCGGCCTTGCGAAGGACGACTTTCAGTTGCAGGATCATCGCGGTCAAGGGAGTGCGAAGTTCGTGGGAAGCGATGGAGAGAAATTGATCGCGCGAGCGGATCATTTCCTGGGCTTGGCGATAAAGACCCGCATTTTCAATCGCGACCGCCGCCTGAGAGGCCAGGCATGCCAAAAGGTCGAAATCTCCTTCGTCAAACGGAATCGCTTGGTCGTTCGTGTTAGAGGGAGAGAGCTTTATTCTCGCGTTTCTCTTCTTGTTCCAAAGTTGCACCACTCCGATCAACTGATCCCTGTGGTTGGACATGGCGACGGAAAGGAGCGACTTGGAGCGATAACCGCTCTTTTCATCGAACTGGACGTTGAAACGATAAGGAGCGTCTTCCGGAATTTGATAAACATCCTCGAATCGAAGCGGTTTTCGAGTCACCGCCACGAAACCCACTAGGCTTTGGTTGCTAATTGGAACCGAGAATTCTTCGAAAGAGACAGGCGCCGAGTCGTTTTGAGCGAGTTTAAAGCGGAGCGATGTGGGATTGGCCGGTAAAGGGTCGTTCGGCCAAATAAAGAGAGCCTGCGTCTGCGGTGGTCAGGCGTCGACAAAGTTCGAGAATGCGGTTCGGGAGACGATCAAGATTGAGTTCGGAGGAGAGGGCGGCGCCGATCGCCAAGAGCTCTTCCAGGTGCTCCTGGCTCAAGGAACGATATTTCAAAATTTTTTCGAACTCCAAAGCTTTCTTCTCTAACGAGGTGGCAAGGTGGCTACATTAAGCCAGTAATGCTCAATGGCTTGCAAGGTCTGGAGAAAATCGTACATCTCGAGCGGCTTTGTAACAAACGAGTTGGCGTAAAGACCGTAACTTTTCAATACATCTTCCCGCGCTTCCGAACCGGTTAATATAATGACCGGGGTTTGTTTCAATTTCGGATCTTCCTTGATCTCCTTCAGCACCGCGTAACCGTCTTCTCTCTGTAACTTGAGATCAAGCAGGATGAGGTCGGGGTGAATGGCGTCCTCGTAGGGCGGCTGACGGCGAAGAAAAGACAACGCCTCTTCTCCAGACGATAACACGTGCAGGTGGCTTTTGAACTTGGAATCCTTAAACGTTTCCGTAGTCAGCCTTGCATCCAACGAACTGTTTTCGACGAGCAAGATCTCTAGGAATTTAGTCTTTTTTGAGCCGGTAGCCATCGGAGCCACCTCCCGGGCCTGATTCTAGATCTCTTTTCAAAAAACCCATACGTTTAATTCGCGCTGCTCGGACTTTAATAGCGTATTTTGTCCTTAAATGATCTTGCATGCATGATGACTTAGCAATGAAGATCGCTGTCGCGCAGCTCAACTCCCAAGAAGATTGGCGAAAGAACCTCCTTTCTGTGGCGACTGCTGTGGAAAGGGCGGTTCGCTTTAATGCACAAGCGATCGTTTTTCCCGAAAATGCGCTCTATATGGGAAATCCTGAACATCTCAGCCGGATTGCGCGGGAGCTGTGGAAGGACAAGGCAATGCCAACCATTCAATCGATGGCGCGCAAGCATCGGATCGCGATTCTACTCGGCAGTTATCCGGAATATCGTCGAGATTCGACGCGCGTTTTCAACACCAGTCTCTTCATCGACGAACGAGGTCGAATCCTTGGGCGATATCGGAAGATCCACCTTTTCGATGTCACTACGCCCGGCCGACGGGCCTATCGGGAATCGAAGAATGTGTGTGCCGGAGACAAGCTGGTGACGTTCAAATGGCGCGGAATCATTCTTGGAATGTCGATCTGTTACGACGTTCGCTTCCCCGAGATGTACCGAGACTTAGCGCGTCGTGGTGCGGACTGTTTGATCGTTCCTTCGGCGTTTACGCATGAAACGGGGAAGGAACACTGGCATACCCTTTTGCGGGCTCGGGCGATCGAAAATCTGGCCACGGTAATCGCCCCGGCTCAAACCGGAAGACACCCCCTCGGCCGGCGAACGTTTGGGCACTCGCTCGTGGTTTCTCCCTGGGGAAAGGTCCTGCTGGACGCCGGCACACGCCCGGGGATTCAGTTCGCCCGGCTTTCGCCCGGAGAATCAAACCGACTTCGAAGGCAGTTCCCCGTTGCGGGCTGACCGACGGATGCATTGATGGATAATTTTCGTTCTTAGGCGGTCGATTCGACTTCGCCGCTTTCCAACACAGAAAACGCGTTCGATATGCTCGCGCGAGCGCCCGCAAGGTAGACGACGTCGCCCTGACGTAATACGAAGTCGCCGTTCGGCAGTTCGGCAACGTCGCCCGCTCGTTGAACGGCAATTACAAACGCTCCGGTTTTTTGGCGGAGGCCGATTTGAATCGCACTCTTTCCATTCGCGCAATCCGAGGCGCGAATTTCGTACGTCTCCACTTTGATTTTTTCAAGTTCGCGAAAAGCCGAAAGTGGCTGGGAGGCGAACGTGGTTTTTCGAGCGCTGAGTTGTGTCTTCTGCCGAATCTCCCGCACCCGTTCGGAGAGAATGTTGCGGGGAATCCCCATGTGGCGGAGCACGCGCGCCATCATTTCCACACCGGCTTCCAATTCCTCGAATACGACATCGGAAGCACCCAGATCTTTTAAGGAGGGACGCTCGGAAACGTAGTGGGTTCGCGCAAACACGGGCGTGTTCGGAGCCACTCTCTTTGCGGCCGCAATCACCCGTCGGTTCGACGTCGCATCATTCAGCAACAGAACCAGAGCCCGCGCATGTTCCACTCCCGCGTGTCGAAGAGTTTCTTCGCTTGTGGCATCCCCGTAGTAAACCGGCCTTCCTCCGGCTCGGGCCAGGCGCACCGTATCCGAATTCAAGTCGATGGCAACATGGGAAATTTTGGACTCTCGAAGCGCGTCCGTAACAATTTGGCCGCCCAAGCCGTAACCGGCCACGACGATGTGGTCTTTGAGATTTTTTTCTTTTCGATGAACTTCGTCGATACCGCGCACGCCCATCAAGCGCTCCAGGGGACGGAGGAGATTCATTCCCGCGGTTACGTGCGGAGCAACCCGAATCGCCAGCGGCGTGATAAACATACTGAAAATTCCCGCGGCGAAAAAAATGCGGGATTCGCCGGCCGTCATGAGGCCCAGGCTCATCCCTGTACTGGCGAGGACAAATCCGAACTCGCTGAATTGCGCGAGACTGACGCCCGACAGCCAGGCCACCCAAGCGGGGAAACGCATCGCCATGCAGGAAACGGTAGCAATCAAGCCTTTTCCCACGAACAGGCCGAGAAACACCAGAATGACCTCCGCAGGGTACTCGTGCAGGACATGTCCGTCGAACAACATGCCGACCGACATGAAAAAAAGGCTCGAAAAGACATCGCGCAGAGGCAGCACTTCCGTCATCGCTCGATGAGCGTACTCCGATTCGGAGAAAATCATCCCTGCGAGAAGAGCGCCCAAGGCGTACGACAAGCCAGCTAAGGAAGTCACATAAATTGTGCCCGAACTTACGGCCAAGACAGATAGAAGAAAGATCTCTCGAACCCGCAAAGCGTCCACGTGCGCGAAGAGTTTCGGCACGATCGTGCGCGCGAGAAAACCGACGGCTATTACCAATGCCGCCGCTTTCGCCAAAGCCGTTGCCATGGCTGTAAATGTTCCGTTTGCACCGGAGCCGCTTAAGACGGGCAAAACGAGCATCATCGGGACGACGCACAGGTCCTGAAAAATGAGGGTCCCCATGATGAATCGGCCGTGAGGAGCGTCCAACTCCCGCCGCTCTGAAAGTCCTCTCAAAACAATGGCCGTGCTGGATAGAGCGACCAAGAAACCGAAGAAAATACCGCGCGTGACCGAATGGCCCGTAAACCAAAAGATGGCCATAACGCCCAGAATCGTGAGGCCGACTTGTAGCGAGCCACCCAGGATGAGAAGTCGTCCGATGCGCGCAAAACTCGCCAACGAGAATTCCAGACCGATCGTAAACAGGAGGAGGGCTACCCCCACTTCGGCGAGCTTTTTCGTCCCTTCAATATCGGCGACCAGGCCGAGACCGTGGGGACCCACGACGGCTCCGGCGAGCAATAGCCCCGCAACCGCCGGAAGGCGAAAGCGCGCCACCAGCAACGTTGCCAGAACTCCTACGCCCGTTAAAACAAGCAGCTCACCCAGAAAAGGAAGTCCCACGTCATCCGAACATTACGAAACAAACCGCAGGGTGGGTAGAAAGAAATCAGGAAAAATCTTGACGCACCCGAATCGCTCTGCAAGAACCGTCGGGCAAGCTTAATAACGGCCTGGGCCGGGGGAAGTCCGGTGAAAATCCGGCGCTGTCCCGCAACGGTGAGCGAGCATTGGGCGCGCAAGTCCGACCACCCGCCAGAGCCATTAAATCCCGTGGAGGAGAATCGAATGTCCATTCCAAAAAATCCCTTTCTATTTTTGTGTTTTCTCATCCTTTCCTTCACTGCATGTGGGACGGATGATCTCGCCACGTCCGAGCAGGAAACTTTGATCGTACCGACGTCGGACCCAACTGCAACACCGACACCGACCCCAACACCTACGCCCGCGCCGGGTAAGCGAATGGGCTGGATCATTTCTCCCAGTGATGGCGTCGTACGAACTCATTGCGTGACGCTTCAAAATCAAAGCTCGACGGCGTTCGACACCCTCGAAGCGACCGGAGAGTCACTGGTTACGTTGGATTTCTGCCCGCCGGGCGGGTGCATGGTTATTTGCGCCATTGGTGATGTGGGAAGGCCGGCCGATAACTGCTTCGGAGCTACGTACTCCGATCCGAACTGGCTTTATTTCTACCTCAATGATCTCACCGGACAGTGGACGTTGGGTGACGTCGCTATCAGCGAATA is a window from the Bdellovibrionota bacterium genome containing:
- a CDS encoding HAMP domain-containing sensor histidine kinase, giving the protein MWPNDPLPANPTSLRFKLAQNDSAPVSFEEFSVPISNQSLVGFVAVTRKPLRFEDVYQIPEDAPYRFNVQFDEKSGYRSKSLLSVAMSNHRDQLIGVVQLWNKKRNARIKLSPSNTNDQAIPFDEGDFDLLACLASQAAVAIENAGLYRQAQEMIRSRDQFLSIASHELRTPLTAMILQLKVVLRKAEAGEKSHNELLTVERHVENMTTMVNNLLDISRIQAGRLELHLEEVDLGVVVREVLAKYKEVLNQNGCSLQVREHGPVMGRWDRARIAEVVSSLLSNAAKFGRGKPIAIEITADSENGRFTIQDSGIGIAPEDSERIFERFERAVSERNYGGFGLGLWVARQVVEAMHGNISVESRPDEGAKFTVLLPKSLSSNRA
- a CDS encoding response regulator, translated to MATGSKKTKFLEILLVENSSLDARLTTETFKDSKFKSHLHVLSSGEEALSFLRRQPPYEDAIHPDLILLDLKLQREDGYAVLKEIKEDPKLKQTPVIILTGSEAREDVLKSYGLYANSFVTKPLEMYDFLQTLQAIEHYWLNVATLPPR
- a CDS encoding carbon-nitrogen hydrolase family protein, which gives rise to MKIAVAQLNSQEDWRKNLLSVATAVERAVRFNAQAIVFPENALYMGNPEHLSRIARELWKDKAMPTIQSMARKHRIAILLGSYPEYRRDSTRVFNTSLFIDERGRILGRYRKIHLFDVTTPGRRAYRESKNVCAGDKLVTFKWRGIILGMSICYDVRFPEMYRDLARRGADCLIVPSAFTHETGKEHWHTLLRARAIENLATVIAPAQTGRHPLGRRTFGHSLVVSPWGKVLLDAGTRPGIQFARLSPGESNRLRRQFPVAG
- a CDS encoding cation:proton antiporter, producing MGLPFLGELLVLTGVGVLATLLVARFRLPAVAGLLLAGAVVGPHGLGLVADIEGTKKLAEVGVALLLFTIGLEFSLASFARIGRLLILGGSLQVGLTILGVMAIFWFTGHSVTRGIFFGFLVALSSTAIVLRGLSERRELDAPHGRFIMGTLIFQDLCVVPMMLVLPVLSGSGANGTFTAMATALAKAAALVIAVGFLARTIVPKLFAHVDALRVREIFLLSVLAVSSGTIYVTSLAGLSYALGALLAGMIFSESEYAHRAMTEVLPLRDVFSSLFFMSVGMLFDGHVLHEYPAEVILVFLGLFVGKGLIATVSCMAMRFPAWVAWLSGVSLAQFSEFGFVLASTGMSLGLMTAGESRIFFAAGIFSMFITPLAIRVAPHVTAGMNLLRPLERLMGVRGIDEVHRKEKNLKDHIVVAGYGLGGQIVTDALRESKISHVAIDLNSDTVRLARAGGRPVYYGDATSEETLRHAGVEHARALVLLLNDATSNRRVIAAAKRVAPNTPVFARTHYVSERPSLKDLGASDVVFEELEAGVEMMARVLRHMGIPRNILSERVREIRQKTQLSARKTTFASQPLSAFRELEKIKVETYEIRASDCANGKSAIQIGLRQKTGAFVIAVQRAGDVAELPNGDFVLRQGDVVYLAGARASISNAFSVLESGEVESTA